Part of the Geobacter pickeringii genome, CGGGTAGAAGCGAGGCGATTATCCGTCCCACAAGATGATCAGCCTGTTTAAGAAATAGTTTCGAAACCGTCATGCCCAACGCACTGATTTCAGACGCGACCGAAGAACGTCCGTTCTTCGACACCGGTCAGAATGCGATCTACCACCTCGACACCCTGCATGAACGAGTGGTCCATGTTCCCAACCTCGTACTTCCAGGAACCGAAACGGCCGCGGGAATAGACTCCGTAAGATTCGAAGAATTGATTGATGACAGAGAGCGCAGCATCTCTTCTCACCGTAGGAACCGGATAGGAATAAGGAATGTCGATCAAATAGCGGCTTACGATCCGCTTTCGCTCGCGGTCAGAGAGCATGCCCGTATTGACCAGTCCCTCAATAGTCGCCTCGACAATCCCCTCGCGGTTGACCGGTTTATGGGGAGAATATGTTGTTTCGCACATGAGTGAAAAGAAACTGCCTGTGTCGCCATTAGGCACGTTCCACCGCGAGTAGTTGTGAAAGTTGGTTACTCGATAGAAGGGGCAATTGTCCTCGGGGAAGTACATCCAGCACTTACTGTCGCGCCTCTCGCCCTCAACGCCAATGCCGACGATAAGACCGCTGTTGTGGACAAGATTGCGTGCAGCCTCTCGCACTTCCTCCGGCACGTCCCGGCAGAGGTCGATGAAAATGTCGAGGGGGATGGTGGTGATAAGGGTATCGTAGCACTCCTGACGACCGTTGGTGAATACGATATTGCGTGCGGCAAGGTCCACTTCCACCAGTTCATGGGATGAGGAGATGTGGTGCTGAAACTGGCGGGCAATGCCGGTGAAGATCGCACCAGTCCCTCCCCTCTGGGGAAATTTGAAGGTGTTGTTGGGCCCCCAGCTCACGTCGTCGATTTTTTCGGCGATGTTTCGTTCGATGCGGACGAGATCCACGACACTCACCCGTTCGCCGATCCATTCTCGGGACATTTCGTGAAGAGGCATTCCCCAGACCTTCCGATTGTAGGGCTCCATGAAATGTTTTACGATTCCGGCACCGAAGACGGTATCCATCCATTCGCTGAAATTGGAGGCAGCTCGCGGGTCTCCGGCCAGTGCCTTGAGTCCTTCCAGGCACTCATTGAGGGCAGCTGGTGGAAGATGGCGTATATTGTTCTGGAAGGGGTATGGGATCCACGACTCCAGAAGTCGAACCCAGCTCTCTCGCTGGTGTTCATACCACGCCCCATTCAGGGCCTCATCAACCACGCTGTCGAAATAGTCATAGTGGGAGAAAAGGACATGTCCGCCGATATCCCAGGTAAAGCCCGCTTCATCAACAAAAGAGGCGGAAAGACCCCCCACATGGCTGCTGCGTTCAAAAAGCTGCCAATCAGAAAAGCCACGTGTATGAAGTTGATATGAGGCGCCAAGTCCGGTGGGACCGGCCCCGACAATGACAATTTTCACGTAAGCACCTTCGCTCTACTAAGAGGTAGTGACTCCATCAGGAGGCTCCCTGAGCGCACACCGACTGACACAGCGAGTACAATCTTCTTGCGGAAGAGGACCAGCGAAACATTTTCGCTCTCTCGAAACCACGCATTCTCAACCGATCCCTCAGCCCAGAATCGGCAGCGATTTCCCGCAGACCTCCGGCTATGCTTTCAACGCTGCACGGCTCGACGAATAAAGCCGCGTTACCGGCAACTTCAGGCATCGCGGAGGTATTGGAAGTGATCACCGGGGTTCCGCAGGCCATGGCCTCCACCAGTGGAACCCCGAACCCTTCGTGCAAAGAAGGCAATACCAATGCCAATGCCCCGTTGTACAGGTAGGGAAGATCCTGGTCCGGAACATAGGACTGAAAACGGATCCTTTCAGGGGACAATCCAAGACTACGGACCGTATCCTTTACCTGATGAAGATAGGAAGCATCCTTGCAAACCCCAGCCACTACCAGGCAGATTTCTCCGTCAAGTTGTCCCAACGCCTGCACCAGGCGGTCAAGGTTCTTGTGCCTGAGGATACTGCCGACAAAGAGGAAGTACCTTCCCCGAAGCAGCCCATACCTCCGGAGAACGCCGTCTGGCTCCCCAATGACGCGAAACCTCTCCTCGTCATACCCGTTGTAAACCACGTGAATTTTGTCGATGGAAACGCCGAAGGTGTCAACAAGATCCCGCTTGGTGGTATCCGAGACAGCGACTACCGCAGCGGAATTCGAAAGGATCTGCGGCATCTTGATGCGGTAGATGGCCTTTCTCAGGCCGCTGATCTCGTCCTTGCATTCGGCGATGTTGCGATCGAAATGACGGTAGTGGAGATCATGGACCGTAACGATCTGAGACATGGGCGGGCGGAGCATCCCGTCCTGAATAGGGAAAAAAACGACGTCGGCCCTGGACTTGATCGCCTGATACCGGAACACGGTCTGGTCCCACACGGCGCGCAGCAGGTATTCCTTGCGGGTAAGGAGGCGTTTCCCGAAATCAAGCAACCGCGGCTTGGTCACGTTCGGTACGCCGGGAATATCCTGCATGCCGACAATCCTGACAGTAGGGTCGATACGGCACAACTCCTGAGAAATTCGCAGACCGAAGCGCTCTATTCCCGTCAAGGCGCCGGTGCCGACGGAGGTTGCGTTTACCAGTAGGTTCATTTCATGACTCGATAGGTGAAACCACCTAATATCTTCTGCCGAACAGGCGAAAGACCTTCCTGAGCAGATACTTCTGAGATACCCGCAAATAGTTCAGTATGCCAGCGCCATCCTGAGACTGGTTGGCGAAGAATTCCTCCTGATAGAAGGAACGGATCTGCTCCATGCTGGCCCCGGCATGAAAGTCGACGAGAATCCGGTCCAGGAAAAGGAAGCGGTAAAGTTGTAAACACCTCAACCAGAATTCGTAATCCATGCGAATCGTGAAATCGAGATTGTACAACCCGACCCGCTCATACACGTCACGGCGCACGAAACTTGCCTGGTGCGAAATCATGGATCTTACCCTGAGAGCATCTGAGTTATTCAGCATTTTCGGCGGTACCGTAGACGTCTCAAAACGGGCAAAACCGGTAATTATCGGTTTTGTACAGAAATCGCTAATAAAACTGAGTACTTTGGGATCAATGAGGATATCTCCAGAGTTGAGCATTTGGATGTATTCACCCGTCGACAGAGCGATCCCCTTGTTGAAGGCGTCGCTTATCCCTCGGTCCGGTTCGCTGACCCAGTAATCTATATGCTCGTCATAGCGACGGATAACCTCAAGCGTGTCATCGGATGAGCCGCCATCAATCACTATGTATTCGTAGTCTTCGTACTCCTGAGCGATGACGCTTTCAATGGTTCTGACAATCTTGCGTGCGTCGTTCTTGACCACGGTAATGATGCTGAACCTTGGAGCCTCCGGACGCCCCCTCCGCCGCCTCCCTCCTCCGCACAACAAGCGGTTCTCCCTGGATACACTCCCATAGTCATCACAGGTCACCGGCGACGGTGTGCCGCAAGTATAGTTTCGTGCGAGCATTACCAATCAAACTCCATCGTCCTTTGAAACAAAGCTTCCAGAAAAAACATCAACGCCCTCGATTATCTATCAGAAAGAGCAGGCCCCATACTCACACCCC contains:
- a CDS encoding protoporphyrinogen/coproporphyrinogen oxidase; protein product: MKIVIVGAGPTGLGASYQLHTRGFSDWQLFERSSHVGGLSASFVDEAGFTWDIGGHVLFSHYDYFDSVVDEALNGAWYEHQRESWVRLLESWIPYPFQNNIRHLPPAALNECLEGLKALAGDPRAASNFSEWMDTVFGAGIVKHFMEPYNRKVWGMPLHEMSREWIGERVSVVDLVRIERNIAEKIDDVSWGPNNTFKFPQRGGTGAIFTGIARQFQHHISSSHELVEVDLAARNIVFTNGRQECYDTLITTIPLDIFIDLCRDVPEEVREAARNLVHNSGLIVGIGVEGERRDSKCWMYFPEDNCPFYRVTNFHNYSRWNVPNGDTGSFFSLMCETTYSPHKPVNREGIVEATIEGLVNTGMLSDRERKRIVSRYLIDIPYSYPVPTVRRDAALSVINQFFESYGVYSRGRFGSWKYEVGNMDHSFMQGVEVVDRILTGVEERTFFGRV
- a CDS encoding glycosyltransferase family 4 protein, whose protein sequence is MNLLVNATSVGTGALTGIERFGLRISQELCRIDPTVRIVGMQDIPGVPNVTKPRLLDFGKRLLTRKEYLLRAVWDQTVFRYQAIKSRADVVFFPIQDGMLRPPMSQIVTVHDLHYRHFDRNIAECKDEISGLRKAIYRIKMPQILSNSAAVVAVSDTTKRDLVDTFGVSIDKIHVVYNGYDEERFRVIGEPDGVLRRYGLLRGRYFLFVGSILRHKNLDRLVQALGQLDGEICLVVAGVCKDASYLHQVKDTVRSLGLSPERIRFQSYVPDQDLPYLYNGALALVLPSLHEGFGVPLVEAMACGTPVITSNTSAMPEVAGNAALFVEPCSVESIAGGLREIAADSGLRDRLRMRGFERAKMFRWSSSARRLYSLCQSVCAQGAS
- a CDS encoding glycosyltransferase family 2 protein, which encodes MVKNDARKIVRTIESVIAQEYEDYEYIVIDGGSSDDTLEVIRRYDEHIDYWVSEPDRGISDAFNKGIALSTGEYIQMLNSGDILIDPKVLSFISDFCTKPIITGFARFETSTVPPKMLNNSDALRVRSMISHQASFVRRDVYERVGLYNLDFTIRMDYEFWLRCLQLYRFLFLDRILVDFHAGASMEQIRSFYQEEFFANQSQDGAGILNYLRVSQKYLLRKVFRLFGRRY